From the Candidatus Woesearchaeota archaeon genome, the window TATGAGTCTGGTAGAGAGCATTGTATGCCTCGCTAAACTGTTTGATATCCTCCTTTACCCCTTTTCCTTTATGTTCTCGTAAGGGGTGAGCAAAATTTTCCTTAAGAGTAGTATAGACCGGAACAAACCAAGAGGTACGAAGCTGGATCAATGAGGGTTTCATACTCTTCAGTACAAGAAGATTCTCCTGCAATGCCCGTAATCCCATTTCGTTCAATAGTGACTTATCCTGAAATTTATCCTCTTTTTTCATCGCATCACCCATCATGGGCAAAATAGGTAACTCTGAGCGTAAAGTGTTTATATAGTTTTCGCTAAGAAACATTTATTAAGATGCATTCTTTAAATTTGTCTACAAAGAGAAAAAGGATGAACTCATGCGTATTGTTTATATTACCTGTAAAAACAAGAATGAAGCAAAGCACATTGTTACTCAGCTTCTCGAGCAACGATTAATCGCTTGTGCTACTATGATCCGTGCAAAAAGCATGTACTGGTGGCAGCAGAAGAAAGAAACAACAAGTGAAGTCATTATCTTTGCTAAAACCACTGAAAAAAGAGTTTCAGCAGTGATGAGAGAAGTTAAGAAGATCCACAGTTATAAGATCCCCTGCATCATCAGTTGGAAGCCAACTCTGGTAGATAAATCCTATCTGCAGTGGGTAGGTAAAGAAACAACAACAAAACCAGATAAAAGAACATAAGAAAGATCAAATAGCAAATGGTATTGAATTATTGTCCAAACCTCCGTTGACGTTTGCTGTATTCTGCCAAACAATCCATAAGATGTTCTTTGGTGAATTCTGGCCACATAATATCAAGAAAGATATATTCAGCATAGGCTCCCTGAAAACTCAGGAAGTTTGAGATACGATGTTCACCGCTGGTTCTAATGATAAGCTCTGGTTCATCAGGCAGATAAAGATACTGGCGAAAGGTTTCTTTATCAATGGACTCTGGTTCAAGAACTCCTTGTTTCACCTGTTCTGCAATTCGCTTTGTGGCATCTATGATCTCTTCTTGGCCGCCATAGGCCATGGCAAAATTAACACAATACTGGTCGTAGTATTTTGTCCGTTCCATAATCGCAAAAAGCTTTTGCTGAAGATCTTCAGGAAACAGAGATAATCTACCAATAACACGAATCCGTGCTTGGTATTCATCAATTCTTGTATCCTTCATCAGTTTATCAAAACTTTCTTTAAAGATCTTCATGAGATACAGAAACTCCTCACGAGGGCGGTTAAAGTTTTGAACAGAAAAACAATAAAGCGTCAATTCACGGATACCAAGCTCTTTACACCACATAAACAGTTCTTCGACCTTCTTTGCGCCCCATTCATGACCTTTCCATGGTTCGAGCAGCAATCGCTTTGCAAATCTTCTATTACCATCTAGGATAATACCTACGTGGTGGGGAATAGATGTCATAAGGATGGAAGGCTCAAAAGGCTATAAAAATCTTTGCTCAAGAAAGATGAGACAAGATTATTACTCACTTTTTCTTTGGGGATTTCCTTGCTTTGCGTTTTATGTTTTTGTTTTTTCGTTGATTTCCCCGAGCATAGCGTGAGAATGTTGCAGATCTTTTTTGCAGATCTTTGGCTACTTTCTCCAGTGTCTTCAGAGCTTCAGCTCTTCCCTCCTGAACCACTTCTTTTTCTGTCTGACGAAATCTCGTGACAAGAGCACGCACCTTTCTCTTTGTCTCAGCATCAATCTTCTTTGCAAGCCTAACCTGTTCACGCTTTGCCTTTGTTACCATTGTTTTCAGCAAAACTTTTCCCTCTTTACTCGTGATATGGTTGTCCTTCACCAATGTTTTGATTCGCTTCTGTGCAGCCTCTCGGGTTAAATCAGCTAATCCAACACCAAGAAGAAGTCCCTTTTTCAATTGACGTAACATATAATCACCTCTGTAAATAGTTCTAGGATCACTGCATTATTAAATATTTCGGTTTAGAAAGCTTCATCGAAGAAAAAGAGTAATTAGAAGGTAAATCTCTTTTCACGAACAATAGAAATACAAAGCAGAAGAAAAAAGAGAAGAGCAACAGTAAAAAAGATGACTGAAAGAAAAGGAAATCCAAACAACTGTTGCTGATCAAAAGGGTAGAGATATGCACCTGCAATAATAAACGCTGCACTTAAAACAACCAGAGCGATTCTATTACTCGATTTGTCAAGTTCAATGGTTAAGATTTTAATATCCGTATCCATCTGCTTGAGATCCTTGTCAGTTTCTCGTATTTTGCTGATGAATTCTGATGCTTGTCGAGGAACGCTTGCAACAAAATACCTAATCTCTTGAGCTGCTTTCTTGAGTTTCGCCCATTTTTCCCGAGGATCATATTGTTTTTTGACCAATTGGTTGAGATACGGTTTACCCACAGCAACCAGATTAAAGTGTGGGTTTAATTCCATACCCAAACCTTGAAGGGTAATGATTGCCTTACAAAGCAAGATAAGATTGATGGGCAATACAATTGCATGCCGCTTTGCAATGCCGACAACTTTCGTAAGTACTTGTGCAAGATCGATCTGATGGAGCTCTGCACCATAGTAGCTGCCAAACTCATGTTTAAGATCTTCAATAAAACGTTGACGATCAACATCAGGAGGAACAGCACCTAATCCCAACAATGCGTCTGCCATTCCCTCAACATTTTTTTCCATCATTGCGATAAATAATTGAGACAAGGTTTCTTTGGTAGGAGAGTCCAGCATACCTACAATGCCATAATCAAGAAGCCCTATACGTCTCTTCCTGAGCACAAAGATATTTCCTGGATGAGGATCAGCATGGAAAAATCCCTCTTCAAAGATCTGTCGAAAGATCATATCAGCAATAACCACTGAAATCTCTTTCTTCTGTTCAGGTGAAAGATCTGCATGCGTAATATTTTTTCCGTCGAGATACTCAAGCACTAAAACCCTTGTAGTGGTAAGATTGAGGTAAGGCTTGGGAATGGTAATTTTCCGGTCGCCCTGAAAAAAGGCATAAAACTTTTCTGCATTCTTTGCTTCATGGTTATAATCCAGTTCGTTCTTCGTATATGCCTCAAATTCCTGAATGATCTTTGTTGGTTGGATAAAATCCTGAGGAAATTTTTTTTCAAACAACGATGCCAACCGATAGAGAATATCAATATCAGTCTGCATAATTTCTTGGATATGTGGACGTTGTACCTTGACCACAACTTTTGTTCCATCCCGTAATGTTGCTCGATGAACTTGTCCAATAGAGGCTGCAGCAAGAGGTTTGTCATCGAATGAAGAAAAAAGTAGGTGGATGGGCTTGCCCAATTCTTGCTCAATAATTTTCTTTGCTTCTGAAGACGGAAAGGGTTTTACCTGATCCTGTAGTTTACTGAACTCGTCGCAATATTCCTTTGGAATGAGATCTGGTCGTAGACTTAACAGTTGACCAAGTTTGATAAACGTTCCACCAAGTTCCTCAAAGATAGTTCGTAGGACAACCGGACGTGTTTTCTGCAGCTTAAATTTTACCGGTGACAAACGTTCTTTTAACGGCAGATATCGTTTCAGATTTGCCTCCTCAATGAAATAACCAAGTCCATGCTTAGCAAAGACTGTCAGAATCTTTTCAAACCGCTGCATATCCCTTATTTCACGCATAAAATGCATTACTTGCATAAACGCACCCAAAACAGCGAGATATTTAAATGTTTGGAAAGACAAAATTTACTTCGAAATAATCGTGCCCTTGAAGGGTTTGCCATAGAGTGCGTTTTTCAAGTTTGCTAAATCTTGACCACCACAGATGTAAACGGTTAATCCTAATGCTTGTGCTTTCTTGCTGGCAACAGGATCAAAGGGCATGTTTAAGCCTGGAGACCAACGCTGGCCAACTAACGTTGTAAAGGTTGACCAACTCATTTGTTTTAAGGGTTTTGCATGGTGATATATTTTGGGATCTTTATCATAAACATAGGCTACATTTGTTGCATTGATAATCGTTTTTGCTTTAACATTTGCGGCAAGGAGAACAGCATCATAATCAGTAGAGCATCCGGGCTTCCATCCCGAGGCAATGAAGAGTTTTTCCTTTCCTTTGAGAGGTTGTGTTGGATTGTGGATAACCTCTTTTGCAGCAATACTTGAGAAAAGAACACGCAAGAGTTCTGCGTTAAGGCGCGTTGCCATAATCCCAATCCAGTCTAACTCTTCCTCAGAAATAAAGGTAACCTGGGTAGCTGCATGATGATAATGACGAGCAAGAGAACCCCCACCAACCACAATGACCAGACGATGTTCTGGATAGTCTTTTCCATAGCGTATAATCATCCCGGTAAAGTCTTTCAAAAAAGAAACATTTACTTGATCTTGGATAACCATAGATCCACCCAACGAAAGAATGACGGTTTGCATTACCCTTGCACCCCAATAAGAATAACGCCGATGATGATGCTGATGATGCCTAACCAACGGTAGATATTCAGCCGTTCTTTAAGATAAATCAGAGAAAGTATCACAATCCAGATATACGTTAAGGATGTTACTGGATAGAGGACAGAAAGCGGTCCCCCCTTTAATCCGAGGATGAAAAATGCTGTTGCGATACCAAAGAAAAAGAATCCAAGAATCAGTTTGGTGTTCTGCATAAGAACCTTTAGCTTCAATTGCACGTTCTGTGCGCCTAATTTGAGATAGAGAGAGCCAATAGCACCAAATATCGTTGATACAACAATCAATCCAAATCCCCACCAGGTTGTTTCCATTGTCATTCCTTTTTTATGTTATTTTGTGCTCTCTTGTTTTATTTTTTTTATTTTTTTGTTTTTCTTTGTTTTCCCTTAAACTTGTTGGCTTCCGTAACTGATAAGGAAAACGCCAACAATGATCAATCCAATACCAAACCATTTGGTTGTGCTCATGGAATCCTGAAAGAATCGCATGGATAAAAAACTTACCCAGACAAAACTGAGTGATACCAGTGGATATAACACCGAAAGCTCTCCGCCTTTAAGGGCAATAACTAACAGGACTGCTGCACTGAAGTAAGCAAGCAACCCAAAGATAAGATAACCATTCAGAAGAATTTGAACAACATCGCTCGTTAAGGTTACTGCAGCATATTTATACAGGATTTGGCCAGTTGAGGTAAGAATCGTTGAGAACAACATCAGACCAATTGCCCAGAGCTTGGTCTTTGCTTGTGTTTGTGCCACTCCATTAACCTCACTTACTTTAACCTCTTAATTAATCGCTTGATATCTGCATCAAGCATACTACCCGTTCGATAATGAACTAGTTTTTTGCGCACAAACTTTAAGACCTGATCATACCGTGTACTCAACCCTCCTTGGATTAAGATCTGTCCGGTTGTTACTCGCTCACAGAGGGTTAAAATCTCCTCTTTTGTTGCCTTTCTGTCTTTTCCTGCCAGAAATTTTTGAAACAGCAAGGTGACCTTACGCTTAAATTCTAGATTCGTTATGTCCTTAAGACAGAGAATGTGAAGAGGGATGTTCTCAATCTGTTCACGACACGTACATCGTAATGTCCCTGTATAATCCTTATCGATCTTTTTATAGTTTACACGTAAAAGTATCTCTTTAGTCTGCCCCTTCTGAAGAATTACTTTAGGAGGAACCTTGACGACCTCATGCTTAGCAAAGGAGAGGGAAATTGAACGAGGAACAAGATTTTCGAGTCGTAAGGTATATCTCCCAATAGCATTGGCAAATGCCTTGACTTCAAGCGAATTTCGTGCAACAAGCCCTTTATCCTTCTCTTCCAAGAGAATAACATATCTAAAGTACTTCTTAGCTCCAGAAGAGCGTCCTACTGCACGTTTTTTTAACGATTGGCGCTTTCTTGCCGCTTTGGTGGGCATATCCGTCCTCTGGGAAGAAATAGTTTATATGCTTTGCGCTTTTGAGAGCTTTCACAAGCATTTGCATAAAAGGAGTTTGTTTTCAAGCGTCAGATTCATCTTTAAAGATGTTTTCCATCAAGGCTGCATAGGCAGGTCGTGTGATAAAAACTCCAAACGTAACGCCAAAGATAGTGGTAATGGCAAATCCTCGAAGAAGACCGGCACCAGCAAACCACAGTGGGAGCATGGAAACAACCGCTGTCAGATAAGCGCCCATAATGATGAAGAACGCCCGCTTAATCCGTTCTCTGAATGTCCCACTCGTACTTCGGTCTCCGCGCAAGAGTTCATCAGTTATAACTATTTGATCATCAACGCCAGTACCAATAGCAACAATAATTCCTGCAATAGCAGCAATATCAATATTCCAACCAATAAATGCCGCAAGCCCTAGCAGGAGAATAAGCTCAGAGAGCATGGTGATGATAATCGGGACAGAAATAATCAGTTTTCCATAACGAAAGACAATAACCGCAGTTACGCCAAGTATAGCAACAAATCCCATAATAAATGCGCTCTTGACAAATTCCTTTCCGAGAGACGGAGAAATGGTATCGGTCTGGACAACCTCTACTTTTGCTGGAAGTGAACCAGTAACGAGGATGGTCTGCAGGCGTTTCATGTTTTGGAGCGCATCAAAAATAGCATCTTGTTGGGTAGCTCCAATGCCACTCCCAGAGATTTGGATGTCTGTTACCGCTCTTCCTTGTAAATCTTCCCCAATAAGGAGCGAGTCTACCTCTTCATCATCAAGATAGAGATAAATTCGTTCGCTCAAATACTGCTCATTGTTTTCGGTAACTATTTCAAGATCTTTGGTGAGTTCAGCCTGACGCTCAGCAGCCTCTTGACGTAAGGTAATACTAAAACGGAAACGGCAGGTCCATCCATTGCCAATAGGGCCGCATCCTCCACTCGGGTCAATACCAGAACAATCTGCACTTCTGCAGACATAGGTAATGTCTTGTCCTCCGCGGAAGACCGTTTCATTCGTTATTTTTGCTTCAAATTTTCCCTGATTTCCCAGCAGTTGGCGGACTTCCTCTTCATTAACACCGGCAATTTCAACTCTGACATACTGACCACCAGACAGATCTCCTGCTTTACTAACAACCACATCACTCAAACCATAGACATTTAAGCGCTCCTTCATATTATCGATGAGGAGATCCATATCCTCATCTGACAGAGCCCGATCTGGCTGTAACAGGACTCGAGTACCACCCTCCAAATCAAGGCCTTTGCGAATATTTGTTTTTGGAGCAGGATATACCTTAATACCAATATCCTCAGTACCGAGCATTTCAGTTTTTGTTTTAGCACGAGGAACAAGGCTATAACTCTGCTTATTGGTTTGGATAAGATAAGACATCTGGGGTTGCATCTTCCCGACTTCACGATAGAAATCTGCTTCACTTCGGATAGGTATGTCATTAATAGTTAGGATTCGTTCTCTACTCATCGGCAGATCGGTTGGTTTTGGACTGGTAAAGCCAGCCCATTGTGCTGAACTGTTTCTCGCAACACTTCGAATTGCTACGCCGTCTGCAAAGGGATTTGGCTGAATGGCAACCAATGCAATAATAAGGAACACCGCTAAGATAATAATACGAGGATTGGTGAACAATTTTTTTGCATTCATTTCCTTTCCCTCGTTGCCTGCTTTTCAGCATACCACCGTAAAATACCCGCATTCTGGAGCCAGGTATTGATAATGTCAAAGATAAGACCAATGAACAAGACAATCATAATCTGACGTAAGACCTCTGAAGGGGTTAAGATCATAGCAGCAAGAACAGCAACCATGGTTGTAACGGTCATAGTAAGCCCTGTTTTCATGGCATCTATCGTGCGTTGAAACACGGTTCCTTTGGTTCTCTTTAAGACTCGGGTAGTGAGTAAGATATCAGTATCAACAGAATAACCAATGAGCATCAGGAATGCTGCTATCCCTGCCGAAGAAAGCTTCAGCCCCAGAAGATTAAAGACCGCTAAGGTCATGACGATGTCAGAAAAGGCCGCGAGAATAACCGCAATAGAGGGAACCCATAAACGAAAATACAACGTAACAACAATGGCCATGAATAAGAATGCAAGGCCCAGGGCAATAAGAATTTCCTTAAAAAAGCTCTGTCCTAAACTGCTTCCCATGACCGCCACATTATAGTAGTCTGGAGAGCTAATGCCTGTTTTTTCCTGAATTTTAGCTAATAGCTCATCAAATCCCTCTTTGGTTTGGATGTCTGCATCAACGATAAATCCAGAAGCAGCTCCTGCGGTTGAAAGAGAACGGACCTCAATGTCATTGCCGGGAAACTGTTCGAGCAGATATTCCCGTAATTCTGGCGCATCTATCGGAGCACCAGATACCGTAACCGTAATGCCGCCCTTTAAGGAGACTCCCCGATTGACAAAATCTCCGGTAAACGCAAACTTCAAGGCAATGCTGAAAAGAGCCAATGCCAAAAGAATTAACGGAAGAATAGTCAGGATTTTATAGTGACGATAATAGACTCCTTTAAGCCCGGTATAATGCTCAGTCTCTTCAGGCTGTGCTTCCTGCTGTACCCCTGGCTGTTCTGTTTCCTGTTGGAGTCGCCAGAGTTTTTTTCGTCTACTCCTTTTCGACATAACACGAGGAACCCCTGTTTATTAATAAATCTTACGCTAAAATTAGGGGGAGTTCTTACCGTAGAATTTTGTTAATGTTTTTGAAAAAGAAAGAAGCGTTGGTTAGTGATTCTTGAGCTGGTTTTTTGTTTGCTTGGGGAAGTTTCTGGTACGTAAATTCTCCTCGCTTTCGTTTTTCCAGGGAGAAGATTCCCAAAAGAGCATCGGCGCGGACAATCATCTTCTTATAGACGGTGAGCAGTTCAATATCTAATTTTCCTGTGTTTACCAAATGCTGTTCAAATGCGTCGAGTGTTTTCTTATGGACTTCTGGCGCTTCGGTTTTAACTCCATTTTTGATTAAAATTGCCTTTGCCGAATAGAAGATAGAATAATAGGAATGACCAATAACTGTACTGTAAAAGGTGAAGCCTTTCTCTAGTTTAAACTGTTCTTTCTGAAGTTTTGGGTTACTGGAAACCTCAAACAGCACTTGTGCCGCTATCAATTCGTTCTCTGCTCTTTGAAGATAAAGTTCTGCTTCATCACTCATTTTTTCTTCCCCGTATCAGGTTACAATACTCAATAAATCCATAATAAATAAGGTTGTTTTTATAAATCTGTTTACCAACGTTTTCATAATCAACGGTGAGCATCTCTAAAAACTCGTTTCTCGTAAAGATATG encodes:
- a CDS encoding AarF/ABC1/UbiB kinase family protein yields the protein MQVMHFMREIRDMQRFEKILTVFAKHGLGYFIEEANLKRYLPLKERLSPVKFKLQKTRPVVLRTIFEELGGTFIKLGQLLSLRPDLIPKEYCDEFSKLQDQVKPFPSSEAKKIIEQELGKPIHLLFSSFDDKPLAAASIGQVHRATLRDGTKVVVKVQRPHIQEIMQTDIDILYRLASLFEKKFPQDFIQPTKIIQEFEAYTKNELDYNHEAKNAEKFYAFFQGDRKITIPKPYLNLTTTRVLVLEYLDGKNITHADLSPEQKKEISVVIADMIFRQIFEEGFFHADPHPGNIFVLRKRRIGLLDYGIVGMLDSPTKETLSQLFIAMMEKNVEGMADALLGLGAVPPDVDRQRFIEDLKHEFGSYYGAELHQIDLAQVLTKVVGIAKRHAIVLPINLILLCKAIITLQGLGMELNPHFNLVAVGKPYLNQLVKKQYDPREKWAKLKKAAQEIRYFVASVPRQASEFISKIRETDKDLKQMDTDIKILTIELDKSSNRIALVVLSAAFIIAGAYLYPFDQQQLFGFPFLSVIFFTVALLFFLLLCISIVREKRFTF
- a CDS encoding protein translocase subunit SecF — protein: MSKRSRRKKLWRLQQETEQPGVQQEAQPEETEHYTGLKGVYYRHYKILTILPLILLALALFSIALKFAFTGDFVNRGVSLKGGITVTVSGAPIDAPELREYLLEQFPGNDIEVRSLSTAGAASGFIVDADIQTKEGFDELLAKIQEKTGISSPDYYNVAVMGSSLGQSFFKEILIALGLAFLFMAIVVTLYFRLWVPSIAVILAAFSDIVMTLAVFNLLGLKLSSAGIAAFLMLIGYSVDTDILLTTRVLKRTKGTVFQRTIDAMKTGLTMTVTTMVAVLAAMILTPSEVLRQIMIVLFIGLIFDIINTWLQNAGILRWYAEKQATRERK
- a CDS encoding UMP kinase, coding for MQTVILSLGGSMVIQDQVNVSFLKDFTGMIIRYGKDYPEHRLVIVVGGGSLARHYHHAATQVTFISEEELDWIGIMATRLNAELLRVLFSSIAAKEVIHNPTQPLKGKEKLFIASGWKPGCSTDYDAVLLAANVKAKTIINATNVAYVYDKDPKIYHHAKPLKQMSWSTFTTLVGQRWSPGLNMPFDPVASKKAQALGLTVYICGGQDLANLKNALYGKPFKGTIISK
- a CDS encoding divalent-cation tolerance protein CutA — translated: MRIVYITCKNKNEAKHIVTQLLEQRLIACATMIRAKSMYWWQQKKETTSEVIIFAKTTEKRVSAVMREVKKIHSYKIPCIISWKPTLVDKSYLQWVGKETTTKPDKRT
- a CDS encoding MMPL family transporter codes for the protein MNAKKLFTNPRIIILAVFLIIALVAIQPNPFADGVAIRSVARNSSAQWAGFTSPKPTDLPMSRERILTINDIPIRSEADFYREVGKMQPQMSYLIQTNKQSYSLVPRAKTKTEMLGTEDIGIKVYPAPKTNIRKGLDLEGGTRVLLQPDRALSDEDMDLLIDNMKERLNVYGLSDVVVSKAGDLSGGQYVRVEIAGVNEEEVRQLLGNQGKFEAKITNETVFRGGQDITYVCRSADCSGIDPSGGCGPIGNGWTCRFRFSITLRQEAAERQAELTKDLEIVTENNEQYLSERIYLYLDDEEVDSLLIGEDLQGRAVTDIQISGSGIGATQQDAIFDALQNMKRLQTILVTGSLPAKVEVVQTDTISPSLGKEFVKSAFIMGFVAILGVTAVIVFRYGKLIISVPIIITMLSELILLLGLAAFIGWNIDIAAIAGIIVAIGTGVDDQIVITDELLRGDRSTSGTFRERIKRAFFIIMGAYLTAVVSMLPLWFAGAGLLRGFAITTIFGVTFGVFITRPAYAALMENIFKDESDA
- a CDS encoding HEPN domain-containing protein — protein: MSDEAELYLQRAENELIAAQVLFEVSSNPKLQKEQFKLEKGFTFYSTVIGHSYYSIFYSAKAILIKNGVKTEAPEVHKKTLDAFEQHLVNTGKLDIELLTVYKKMIVRADALLGIFSLEKRKRGEFTYQKLPQANKKPAQESLTNASFFFKNINKILR
- a CDS encoding EamA family transporter, translated to MAQTQAKTKLWAIGLMLFSTILTSTGQILYKYAAVTLTSDVVQILLNGYLIFGLLAYFSAAVLLVIALKGGELSVLYPLVSLSFVWVSFLSMRFFQDSMSTTKWFGIGLIIVGVFLISYGSQQV
- a CDS encoding EamA family transporter, with the protein product METTWWGFGLIVVSTIFGAIGSLYLKLGAQNVQLKLKVLMQNTKLILGFFFFGIATAFFILGLKGGPLSVLYPVTSLTYIWIVILSLIYLKERLNIYRWLGIISIIIGVILIGVQG
- the uppS gene encoding di-trans,poly-cis-decaprenylcistransferase; the encoded protein is MTSIPHHVGIILDGNRRFAKRLLLEPWKGHEWGAKKVEELFMWCKELGIRELTLYCFSVQNFNRPREEFLYLMKIFKESFDKLMKDTRIDEYQARIRVIGRLSLFPEDLQQKLFAIMERTKYYDQYCVNFAMAYGGQEEIIDATKRIAEQVKQGVLEPESIDKETFRQYLYLPDEPELIIRTSGEHRISNFLSFQGAYAEYIFLDIMWPEFTKEHLMDCLAEYSKRQRRFGQ